A window of Aerococcus urinae contains these coding sequences:
- a CDS encoding peptide ABC transporter substrate-binding protein, whose amino-acid sequence MRSLLKALLTSLLCLFLVACQVDQAKSSDQNQASTRSANQIHFPAKYPLTTLDNQKANDITSLTYASQVFDGLYWQDENNELQPNLAQDFPEISPDGLTYRISLRQDAKWENGQPVTAHDLVYSFRRLVNPKIAAPYANLAGGIQGAKAIMAGQAPLDQLGVKALNDYQLEIQLDYPNPNFTKLLAFTPFYPVNEAYVKAQGDQYGQDSDHVLGNGPFVIENWQAGQDQWDLRKSDQYNRHSIAIDGVKVQVIKEENTGVNLFESGQLDQMPLHGQIAKNYQAKGEGTLQVKAWTDYLEFNHQNPDLAQVDLRRAIAYAIDSRSVEDLIGGGAQALNTFVPSHLVVDPATGEDITDSPAMDAWYDLDQAQESFDRYKTANQKQNLTLTLLANDDENSRKLSEYLKETLEQALDGLSIELQNVPKKNRIDRMNRQDFDFALTAWGADYDDPLAYYQNLKSDNSFNRGRYQNPELDRLITDLAFPYNQDRDWPYQVAQKIEELIKNQAVVVPLYQQNEWHLRSDRVQGIIYRPIGPEVDFRLASIQSN is encoded by the coding sequence ATGCGAAGCTTACTGAAAGCGCTATTGACTAGCTTGCTATGTCTTTTCTTGGTCGCTTGTCAAGTTGATCAAGCGAAAAGTAGCGATCAGAATCAAGCAAGTACCCGCTCAGCCAATCAGATCCATTTTCCAGCCAAGTATCCCTTAACAACCCTGGATAATCAAAAGGCCAATGACATTACCAGCCTGACCTACGCTAGCCAGGTCTTTGACGGGCTTTATTGGCAGGATGAAAATAATGAATTACAGCCTAACCTGGCCCAGGATTTTCCTGAAATTTCCCCAGATGGCCTGACCTACCGGATTAGCCTGCGCCAGGATGCTAAGTGGGAAAATGGGCAGCCAGTCACGGCCCATGACCTTGTCTATAGCTTTAGACGTTTAGTCAATCCCAAGATAGCAGCTCCCTATGCCAATTTAGCAGGGGGAATCCAAGGGGCAAAGGCCATTATGGCCGGGCAAGCCCCCCTGGACCAACTCGGAGTCAAGGCCTTGAATGACTATCAATTAGAAATCCAACTCGACTATCCCAATCCCAATTTCACCAAGCTGTTAGCCTTTACGCCTTTTTATCCTGTCAATGAGGCCTATGTTAAGGCTCAGGGAGACCAGTACGGTCAGGATAGTGACCATGTCTTAGGGAATGGCCCCTTTGTGATTGAGAACTGGCAGGCAGGCCAAGACCAGTGGGACTTGCGCAAGAGTGACCAGTATAACCGCCACTCAATCGCTATAGATGGAGTCAAAGTTCAGGTGATTAAGGAAGAAAACACTGGAGTCAATTTATTTGAATCGGGACAACTCGACCAAATGCCCCTCCATGGTCAAATTGCCAAAAATTACCAAGCCAAAGGGGAGGGGACTTTACAAGTCAAGGCCTGGACCGACTATTTGGAGTTTAACCACCAGAATCCCGATTTAGCTCAAGTTGACCTGCGACGTGCCATTGCCTATGCTATTGACAGTCGTTCGGTTGAAGACCTCATTGGTGGAGGGGCTCAGGCCTTAAACACCTTTGTTCCTAGCCACTTAGTGGTTGACCCGGCGACGGGGGAAGATATCACCGACAGTCCGGCTATGGATGCTTGGTACGACTTGGACCAAGCCCAAGAGTCTTTTGACCGCTATAAGACGGCGAATCAGAAGCAGAACTTGACACTTACCCTCTTGGCTAATGATGATGAGAATAGCCGCAAATTATCTGAATACTTAAAGGAAACTCTCGAGCAAGCCCTTGACGGCTTAAGCATCGAGTTGCAAAATGTGCCCAAGAAAAATCGGATTGACCGTATGAACCGTCAAGACTTTGATTTTGCCTTGACTGCTTGGGGGGCAGACTATGATGATCCCCTGGCTTATTATCAAAATTTGAAAAGTGACAATTCCTTCAATCGCGGGCGATATCAAAATCCTGAGTTGGATCGGTTGATCACTGACCTTGCTTTCCCTTATAATCAAGATCGAGACTGGCCTTACCAAGTGGCCCAAAAAATTGAAGAATTAATCAAAAATCAAGCCGTTGTGGTGCCGCTCTACCAACAAAATGAATGGCATCTCAGGAGCGATCGGGTTCAAGGAATTATCTACCGCCCCATTGGACCCGAAGTTGATTTTCGATTAGCTTCCATTCAAAGTAATTAA
- the cbiE gene encoding precorrin-6y C5,15-methyltransferase (decarboxylating) subunit CbiE, translating to MIHVIGIGPGQTDYLVNRAVDLLNDLPHVYGSQRQLDSLKDYIKGKSHILGKLGELLPQVKAHLEKGEDVAVLASGDPMLYGIGNYLYRNLPNQAIRIHPGISSLQYIFSRTGMAMNDVYLTSSHGREPNIDWISQFPKVAMVTDDKWGPYQIAQALLKEGGEEDLAACQMVIGENLSYDNERIEKRPLSQVEDRDYAMNVVVILNER from the coding sequence ATGATTCATGTTATTGGTATTGGCCCGGGGCAGACGGATTATTTAGTCAACCGCGCTGTTGACTTATTAAATGACCTGCCCCATGTTTATGGGAGCCAGAGGCAGTTGGACTCCTTGAAGGACTATATTAAGGGGAAGTCCCATATTCTGGGCAAGCTGGGGGAACTTTTACCCCAAGTAAAGGCTCACCTGGAAAAGGGCGAAGATGTGGCAGTTCTGGCTTCTGGAGACCCCATGCTCTATGGGATAGGTAATTACCTTTACCGGAATTTACCCAATCAAGCCATCCGTATCCATCCCGGCATTTCTTCCCTCCAATATATTTTCTCCAGAACGGGTATGGCGATGAATGATGTCTACTTAACTTCTAGCCATGGGCGCGAGCCTAATATTGATTGGATCAGTCAATTTCCTAAAGTCGCCATGGTAACAGATGACAAGTGGGGGCCTTATCAAATTGCCCAAGCCCTTCTAAAGGAGGGCGGGGAGGAAGACCTTGCAGCTTGCCAGATGGTTATTGGAGAGAACTTATCTTATGACAATGAGCGGATCGAGAAACGGCCTTTGAGCCAAGTGGAAGACCGCGACTATGCGATGAATGTGGTGGTGATTTTAAATGAAAGATAG
- a CDS encoding ECF transporter S component, with protein MKNLHANILTALLLAIATIGANVHFLGSIALDSFPAFLGAIILGPGYGFLLGLLSHGLTALLSGFPLTLPAHIIIGVMMGLTCSVYGYLRGKAGKSIGKILFSDAVALVFNVLLAQLALIPLLGRQAILAMVTGGLLLTLLIASVVNLVLAEVVYISLPAKFFNPFMKRKTK; from the coding sequence ATGAAAAATTTACATGCCAATATTTTAACTGCCTTACTTTTAGCTATTGCAACTATTGGAGCCAATGTTCACTTTCTAGGCAGTATTGCCTTAGACTCTTTTCCTGCCTTTTTAGGGGCGATTATTCTAGGACCAGGCTATGGGTTCTTGCTGGGGCTTCTTTCTCATGGCTTGACCGCTCTCTTATCAGGTTTCCCGCTGACCCTACCTGCCCATATTATTATTGGAGTAATGATGGGTCTTACCTGTTCAGTCTATGGCTATCTACGGGGAAAGGCTGGGAAGTCCATAGGAAAAATTCTGTTCAGTGATGCTGTTGCCTTAGTGTTTAATGTTTTACTGGCCCAATTAGCCCTCATTCCACTACTCGGTAGGCAAGCAATTTTAGCTATGGTAACGGGTGGGTTATTACTGACCTTATTAATTGCTAGTGTGGTTAACTTAGTATTGGCTGAAGTGGTTTATATAAGCCTCCCTGCTAAGTTCTTTAACCCATTTATGAAGAGAAAGACAAAATAG
- a CDS encoding cobalt-precorrin-4 methyltransferase produces the protein MAKVTFVGAGPGDVELITLKGYKALAQADRVIYAGSLINKDLLDYCKNGAETYDSAKLDLNEILDLIEEAIAQDKEVVRLHTGDASLYGSIREQIEELKKRQIDFAVIPGVSSFLGAAAAIGTEYTVPEVSQSLIITRMAGRTPVPEKENLRSLASHQTSMAIFLSVQNIQGVVEELLAGGYSKDTPAAVIYKATWPEEKQVVGTLSDIAEKTQAAGIKLTALILVGDFLGKEFYYSKLYDADFSHGFRN, from the coding sequence ATGGCTAAAGTAACTTTTGTGGGCGCAGGCCCCGGCGATGTGGAGCTCATTACCCTAAAGGGCTATAAGGCGCTAGCCCAAGCCGACCGGGTCATTTATGCTGGTTCACTCATCAACAAGGACCTGCTCGACTATTGTAAGAATGGGGCAGAAACTTATGACAGTGCCAAGTTAGACCTTAATGAAATCCTAGACCTGATTGAAGAAGCCATCGCCCAAGATAAAGAAGTGGTCCGTTTACACACGGGCGATGCTTCCCTCTATGGGTCGATCCGGGAGCAAATTGAAGAATTAAAGAAACGCCAAATTGACTTTGCTGTTATTCCCGGGGTATCTTCCTTCTTAGGAGCAGCTGCAGCCATTGGTACTGAATATACCGTTCCAGAGGTCAGTCAAAGCCTGATCATTACCCGGATGGCGGGACGGACACCCGTTCCCGAAAAAGAAAATTTACGGTCCTTAGCCAGTCACCAAACTTCCATGGCTATCTTCCTCTCAGTTCAAAATATCCAGGGCGTAGTGGAAGAGTTGTTGGCAGGCGGCTATTCAAAAGACACCCCAGCAGCGGTGATTTATAAGGCGACTTGGCCAGAAGAAAAGCAAGTGGTTGGCACTCTGTCTGACATTGCTGAAAAGACCCAAGCAGCTGGGATTAAGCTCACTGCTTTGATCTTAGTGGGGGACTTCTTAGGGAAAGAATTCTATTATTCCAAGCTCTACGATGCGGATTTTAGCCATGGCTTTAGAAACTAA
- a CDS encoding flavodoxin domain-containing protein codes for MKICIVYSSLRGNTEAAAFILASFLEDLGLRAQLVGADAYDYEALLDVDGLAIGSYTYGNHAEIPEELLDLYEDLPDLIQANPKLKQALAVFGSGDRDYPIYAKAVDDFAEMIEKSGGHLLAPGVKIDGYPDYDEEVQGLAAIAQAFLQIERGNKR; via the coding sequence TTGAAGATATGCATTGTTTACAGTAGCTTGCGAGGCAATACCGAAGCCGCGGCATTTATCCTGGCCTCCTTCTTGGAAGACCTGGGCTTAAGGGCCCAATTAGTGGGAGCTGATGCCTATGACTATGAGGCCCTCTTAGATGTCGATGGCTTAGCCATTGGTTCCTATACCTATGGCAACCATGCCGAAATCCCTGAAGAGTTATTAGACCTTTACGAAGACCTGCCTGATTTGATCCAAGCCAACCCTAAATTAAAGCAGGCCCTGGCCGTCTTTGGTTCTGGCGACCGGGACTATCCCATTTATGCCAAGGCCGTGGATGACTTTGCAGAAATGATTGAAAAAAGTGGGGGACACTTACTAGCGCCAGGAGTAAAAATTGATGGTTATCCCGATTACGATGAAGAAGTTCAGGGCCTAGCTGCTATTGCCCAGGCCTTTTTACAAATTGAAAGGGGGAATAAACGATGA
- the cbiB gene encoding adenosylcobinamide-phosphate synthase CbiB, giving the protein MLAIYRLLAFLLDLWLADPPNWPHPVKFYGRFIRGYERVSQFDKKKPMTQTFLGGVLVFLLLIIILLVSSLILYGAKRLSPILYALVWIYLTYTCFAVKGLADEANGVLEAMKKGGLQAGRQQLSRIVGRETSQLSEEEVYQAVIETVAENLSDGFAAPLFYVILFGPVGGLLYKGINTLDSMIAYLDDRYQYFGYFAAKLDDLANYIPARLTCLLIVLASGLLGLDMAGAWKISFRDGRAHRSPNAGYPEAAAAGALGIQLGGTHVYHGQPIEKPTIGDPQKLIGPQQVKASIALLYTSASLAMALSMLMMLISS; this is encoded by the coding sequence ATGCTTGCTATTTATCGTTTGCTGGCCTTCCTGTTAGACCTATGGCTGGCTGATCCCCCAAACTGGCCTCACCCGGTTAAATTCTATGGCCGCTTTATTCGTGGTTATGAGAGAGTTAGCCAGTTCGACAAGAAAAAGCCGATGACCCAAACTTTTTTAGGTGGGGTCTTAGTCTTCTTGCTCTTAATTATCATTTTGTTGGTTAGCTCCCTCATACTCTATGGAGCTAAGCGCTTGTCGCCCATTCTCTATGCGCTTGTATGGATCTATCTCACCTATACCTGTTTTGCTGTCAAGGGATTAGCTGATGAGGCTAATGGAGTCTTAGAGGCGATGAAGAAAGGTGGCCTACAGGCGGGACGTCAACAACTGAGTCGGATTGTCGGGAGAGAAACTAGTCAGCTCAGTGAGGAAGAAGTTTACCAAGCCGTCATTGAGACTGTTGCTGAGAACTTAAGTGATGGCTTTGCAGCCCCCTTATTTTACGTGATCTTATTTGGCCCGGTGGGTGGGCTCCTCTATAAGGGAATCAATACTTTAGATTCGATGATTGCCTACTTAGATGACCGTTATCAGTATTTTGGTTACTTTGCGGCTAAGTTGGATGATTTAGCAAATTATATTCCAGCCCGGCTTACTTGCCTTTTGATTGTTTTAGCTAGTGGCCTTTTGGGCTTAGATATGGCTGGTGCTTGGAAGATCAGTTTTCGGGATGGCCGCGCCCACCGCAGCCCCAATGCGGGTTATCCAGAAGCAGCAGCTGCTGGGGCCTTGGGTATTCAGCTAGGTGGAACCCATGTCTACCATGGCCAGCCCATTGAAAAACCGACCATTGGAGACCCACAAAAGTTGATCGGTCCCCAGCAAGTGAAAGCCAGCATCGCCTTATTATATACCAGTGCCAGTCTAGCCATGGCTTTGTCGATGTTAATGATGCTCATTAGTAGCTGA
- a CDS encoding pyridoxal phosphate-dependent aminotransferase, with protein MPKHGGNLKELSQVMERDMTQALDFSANINPLGLPQAFKEAIVSHLDQLDRYPDYNYRDLRQALADFYQVSDDHLLVGNGAAELIDLLAFALPYPMVTIEPCFNEYAASAKKYQRPHWSYLTQAENDFTLDLEDFWPWLDSHRKQEADQEAGNRAFSVWLCQPNNPTGSLYEFNLLRDLLKGISDRGGYLVVDESFIDFLPDQDNYSLLGQVEREEKLVIIRSLTKFYAMPALRLGVAMTSKQTLLDDLKAAQLTWSVNGLAEVCGQKMPDLTPYRQASLNYLAAAKKELQAGLESFPALKVFPSAANFFLIQGPKDLAQNLLEKGIVLRQTADFKGLGPGYYRLAVRTKEENQALLQALADIL; from the coding sequence ATGCCAAAACATGGTGGAAATTTAAAGGAGCTTAGCCAGGTAATGGAAAGGGATATGACCCAGGCCTTGGACTTTTCCGCCAATATTAACCCCCTCGGCTTACCCCAAGCCTTTAAGGAGGCCATCGTTTCCCATTTGGATCAGTTAGATCGCTATCCGGATTACAACTATCGGGATTTACGCCAAGCACTGGCGGACTTCTATCAAGTGTCCGATGACCACTTACTGGTGGGCAATGGGGCGGCAGAATTGATTGATCTTTTGGCCTTTGCCTTGCCTTATCCCATGGTGACCATTGAACCTTGTTTTAATGAGTACGCAGCTAGTGCTAAGAAGTACCAGCGCCCACATTGGTCCTATCTGACCCAGGCAGAAAATGATTTTACCCTTGACTTAGAAGATTTTTGGCCCTGGTTAGATAGCCACCGCAAGCAGGAGGCGGACCAAGAAGCTGGGAATAGGGCTTTTTCAGTCTGGCTCTGCCAGCCTAATAATCCCACTGGGTCCTTATATGAGTTCAACTTATTGAGGGATTTATTAAAGGGTATCAGCGACAGGGGTGGTTATTTAGTGGTGGATGAATCTTTTATTGATTTCCTGCCTGACCAAGACAACTATTCGCTGTTAGGACAAGTAGAAAGGGAAGAAAAGCTGGTGATCATTCGCTCCCTAACTAAGTTCTATGCCATGCCTGCCTTGCGCTTAGGAGTAGCCATGACCAGTAAGCAGACCCTCTTGGATGACTTAAAAGCGGCTCAACTGACTTGGTCAGTTAATGGCTTGGCGGAAGTCTGTGGCCAGAAAATGCCTGACTTAACCCCTTATCGCCAGGCATCTTTGAATTATTTAGCTGCTGCTAAAAAAGAATTGCAGGCAGGCCTGGAAAGCTTTCCAGCTTTGAAAGTCTTTCCTAGTGCAGCTAACTTCTTTTTAATCCAAGGGCCTAAAGACCTGGCCCAAAACTTACTGGAAAAGGGCATTGTTTTGCGACAGACCGCTGATTTCAAGGGCCTGGGACCTGGTTACTACCGATTGGCTGTTCGGACTAAGGAAGAAAACCAGGCTTTACTTCAAGCCTTGGCTGATATTTTATGA
- the cbiD gene encoding cobalt-precorrin-5B (C(1))-methyltransferase CbiD, producing the protein MKETGYLSYNGKRLRMGYTTGTCATAATMAGVEMLLTQKPVHQVQLKTPAGVDLVLEIDHCQLSQDQASCSVVKDGGDDADATDGLDIYATVTRRQDSQITLDGGQGVGRVTKPGLKIEPGHAAINPTPRKMIQEAARQLLGPDQGVDIVISVPGGEETAKATQNPQLGILGGISILGTSGIVRPMSEDTWKESITLEMQQKKALGLDKLILTPGNYGNDFIAEHTHLNPDYIVQMSNFVGYVLLEAMRIGFTDILLVGHLGKFIKIAGGIFSTHSKDADARNEIMLANLALLGAPLDLLEAVNEAITTEAQAELILEAGYGQVYQVIVDKIKARVLKLFKFRAPDIHVEAITFLSDHDVTVMTKPLEELEAIWG; encoded by the coding sequence ATGAAAGAAACAGGTTATTTATCTTACAACGGAAAGCGCCTGCGGATGGGTTATACCACGGGAACCTGCGCCACCGCAGCGACCATGGCAGGTGTGGAAATGTTACTGACCCAAAAACCAGTCCACCAAGTGCAATTAAAGACACCGGCTGGAGTGGACCTCGTTTTAGAAATTGACCACTGTCAGCTTAGCCAAGACCAGGCCTCTTGTTCGGTGGTCAAAGATGGTGGCGATGACGCCGATGCCACCGATGGTTTGGATATTTATGCAACCGTGACCCGTCGCCAGGATAGTCAGATCACCCTGGATGGTGGCCAAGGGGTAGGTCGGGTGACCAAACCTGGCTTAAAAATTGAGCCTGGTCATGCGGCCATTAATCCCACTCCTAGAAAAATGATCCAGGAAGCTGCCCGCCAACTCTTGGGGCCCGACCAAGGGGTTGACATCGTGATTTCAGTACCAGGAGGAGAGGAGACCGCTAAGGCGACCCAAAACCCCCAACTAGGTATCTTAGGTGGGATTTCTATCCTGGGAACTTCGGGGATCGTTCGCCCTATGTCGGAAGATACCTGGAAAGAATCGATCACCTTAGAAATGCAGCAAAAGAAGGCTTTAGGACTAGATAAGTTAATTTTAACGCCGGGAAATTATGGCAATGACTTTATCGCTGAACACACCCATTTGAATCCTGATTATATTGTGCAGATGAGTAATTTCGTGGGCTATGTCTTATTAGAGGCCATGCGGATTGGTTTTACTGATATCCTACTGGTTGGCCACTTGGGTAAATTTATTAAAATTGCAGGGGGAATCTTTTCCACTCATTCCAAGGATGCTGATGCCAGAAACGAAATCATGCTGGCTAACTTGGCCCTTTTAGGAGCCCCCCTAGACTTATTAGAGGCTGTTAATGAGGCCATTACCACAGAAGCCCAGGCTGAACTCATCTTAGAAGCAGGCTATGGCCAAGTTTACCAAGTCATTGTGGATAAAATTAAGGCCAGGGTCTTAAAGCTCTTCAAATTCCGGGCTCCCGATATCCATGTGGAGGCCATTACTTTTCTCAGTGACCACGATGTTACCGTGATGACTAAACCTTTGGAAGAATTGGAGGCGATTTGGGGATGA
- a CDS encoding histidine phosphatase family protein, protein MELYLARHGQSVRNVDGQFYGRLDPHLTPLGQQQAQALGQALSGKRIDRLVTSRMQRTQETAQIIADSLKAENNFQAFPWTQEADLNERDLGVWEGKTAQEIEALDPKTWWEYIDQPFLTTPAEAESYFAFRDRVLRALFRVFSSASDEGSYFLLGHHGWLRLLVSRLLNLEVKYFDCHFTQGKIYRYAIDLTLFLDRLIEAIEEGDEGCQNMVEI, encoded by the coding sequence ATGGAGCTTTATTTAGCGCGGCACGGCCAAAGTGTTCGCAATGTTGACGGTCAATTTTATGGCAGACTGGACCCGCATTTGACCCCACTGGGACAACAACAAGCCCAGGCTTTGGGACAGGCACTAAGCGGAAAAAGAATTGACCGTTTAGTAACCTCTAGGATGCAGCGGACCCAAGAAACTGCCCAGATTATTGCAGACAGCTTAAAAGCTGAAAATAATTTCCAGGCCTTTCCCTGGACCCAGGAAGCTGATCTGAATGAACGTGATTTGGGTGTCTGGGAAGGCAAAACGGCCCAAGAAATTGAAGCCCTGGATCCTAAGACCTGGTGGGAATATATTGACCAACCCTTTCTTACTACTCCAGCTGAGGCAGAAAGCTATTTTGCCTTTAGAGACCGGGTCTTAAGGGCCTTATTTAGAGTCTTTAGCTCTGCTAGTGATGAGGGAAGCTATTTTTTACTGGGGCACCATGGGTGGCTGCGCTTATTGGTCAGCCGGCTCTTAAATTTGGAAGTGAAATATTTTGATTGTCACTTTACCCAGGGAAAGATTTATCGCTATGCGATTGACCTAACTTTATTTTTGGACCGGCTAATCGAGGCTATTGAAGAGGGGGATGAAGGATGCCAAAACATGGTGGAAATTTAA
- a CDS encoding decarboxylating cobalt-precorrin-6B (C(15))-methyltransferase: protein MKDSCFIRGKVPMTKAPIRAVALDLLELHQAQRFLDIGAGTGSISLQAAQEYPDLAVYAIEHKEAAVDLIKENRAHFGLKNYQVFLAEAPMNEDLGHFDAIFIGGSGGKLVEIIDWAHELLKPGGRLVLTFILMENANKAITHLEGGPWQDLEVQTLQAATRKTMGPGHYFKPFNPTTIISCKK from the coding sequence ATGAAAGATAGTTGTTTTATCCGGGGCAAAGTCCCCATGACCAAGGCCCCCATCCGGGCGGTCGCCTTAGACCTCTTGGAATTACACCAAGCCCAACGCTTTTTGGATATTGGTGCCGGGACCGGGAGTATTTCCCTACAAGCCGCCCAAGAATATCCTGATTTAGCTGTTTATGCCATTGAACATAAAGAAGCGGCGGTGGACTTAATCAAAGAAAACCGGGCCCACTTTGGATTGAAAAATTATCAGGTCTTCTTAGCGGAAGCGCCTATGAATGAAGACTTGGGGCACTTTGATGCCATCTTTATTGGCGGTAGTGGGGGCAAGTTAGTGGAAATTATTGACTGGGCCCATGAGCTCTTGAAGCCAGGAGGTCGTTTGGTATTGACCTTTATCCTAATGGAAAACGCTAATAAGGCTATTACCCATCTTGAGGGCGGACCCTGGCAAGACTTAGAGGTCCAAACTCTCCAAGCAGCCACCAGGAAAACCATGGGACCGGGCCACTATTTCAAGCCCTTTAATCCCACCACCATTATTTCTTGTAAGAAGTAA
- a CDS encoding cobyrinate a,c-diamide synthase, whose protein sequence is MKALMIAGATSNVGKTTLTLGLIQALIKRGLKVQPYKVGPDYIDTRFHQEISQRPSINLDQFLVPDDQVLRALYTRHLAGSDIAVVEGVMGLFDGFGSDALNASSAGIAKALDIPILLVIEGRSMSTSAAAMVKGYLSLIPGLNIIGILVNRVASESHYQLIKNAIERYNDVPVLGYLPRNEVFSLPSRHLGLALEEANNHLVDQVSQVAEAMEESIAIDDILKRCQLDPAKLKEAQAAIDSSLAPFEKTDQESPFKVAYAYDEAFSFYYPDNLNLLEKRGGQLQSFSPLHDQVLPDADLYYIGGGFPELYADTLSKNQAMRTALLKAHQAGKAILAECGGLMYLGSRFVKDDKDYPMVGIFQGQSQMTDRLRRFGYCTMSLTSDSFYGQAGDEVRGHEFHYSTFTSPERRIGNLYKDRDGKRVKEWQGGFQKDKTYAAYQHVHFYQDPKLIDQMINWMKED, encoded by the coding sequence ATGAAAGCCTTAATGATTGCCGGCGCGACGAGTAATGTGGGGAAGACGACCTTGACTTTAGGTTTGATTCAAGCCTTGATTAAGCGGGGACTCAAGGTCCAACCCTACAAGGTGGGCCCGGACTATATTGACACCCGTTTCCACCAAGAGATCAGCCAACGTCCCTCAATTAATTTGGACCAATTTTTAGTCCCTGATGACCAGGTCTTAAGAGCTCTCTATACCCGTCACCTAGCAGGCAGTGATATTGCCGTAGTTGAGGGGGTCATGGGCCTCTTTGATGGCTTTGGGTCTGACGCTCTTAATGCCTCCAGTGCCGGGATTGCTAAGGCCTTAGATATTCCCATTCTCTTAGTCATTGAAGGGCGGTCCATGTCGACCTCAGCGGCAGCCATGGTCAAGGGCTATCTCAGTTTGATTCCTGGTCTCAATATTATCGGTATCTTGGTTAATCGGGTGGCTTCAGAAAGTCATTACCAATTAATCAAAAATGCCATTGAACGTTATAATGATGTGCCCGTTCTTGGCTATCTCCCCCGTAATGAAGTATTCTCCCTGCCTTCCCGCCACCTCGGTCTGGCCCTTGAAGAAGCAAATAACCATTTAGTTGACCAAGTCAGCCAAGTGGCAGAGGCTATGGAAGAAAGTATCGCTATTGATGACATTTTAAAGCGTTGTCAATTGGACCCGGCTAAACTTAAAGAGGCCCAAGCAGCCATTGACTCTAGTCTGGCTCCTTTTGAAAAGACCGACCAGGAGTCTCCTTTTAAGGTGGCCTATGCCTATGATGAAGCCTTTTCCTTTTACTATCCTGATAATTTAAACTTATTAGAAAAGCGGGGTGGCCAGCTTCAAAGCTTTAGCCCCCTGCATGACCAGGTCCTACCCGATGCGGACCTTTATTATATCGGCGGGGGCTTTCCCGAACTCTACGCCGACACTTTATCTAAAAACCAAGCCATGCGCACTGCCCTCTTAAAGGCCCACCAAGCTGGCAAGGCTATTTTGGCAGAGTGTGGGGGCCTCATGTATTTAGGGAGTCGCTTTGTTAAGGATGATAAAGACTATCCCATGGTGGGGATTTTTCAAGGGCAGAGTCAAATGACAGACCGTTTACGCCGTTTTGGCTACTGCACCATGTCCCTTACAAGCGATTCCTTTTACGGCCAAGCCGGAGATGAGGTGAGGGGCCATGAATTTCATTATTCCACCTTTACCAGTCCAGAAAGAAGGATTGGGAACTTATACAAGGACCGCGATGGCAAGCGGGTCAAGGAATGGCAAGGGGGATTTCAAAAAGATAAGACCTATGCGGCCTACCAACATGTACACTTTTACCAAGACCCCAAACTTATTGACCAAATGATTAACTGGATGAAGGAGGACTAG
- a CDS encoding cobalt-precorrin-8 methylmutase: MAYIKKPERITDRSFEIIDAEIKRDFPDFHFQNELEERIIKRAIHTSADFDYLHNLVFDRQGAQVVQEVIRSGGHLITDTTMAQSGINKRILRELGTETHCFIRDPRAYQIAEDKGITRSMAAIELAAQLEGPKAFVVGNAPTAIYKILEMIDAGRLQAEAVVGVPVGFVGAAESKQALHDYPIPSIAALGRKGGSNVAAAIINAIQYDIKDTIYQN, translated from the coding sequence ATGGCTTATATTAAAAAACCTGAACGCATCACTGACCGTTCATTTGAAATTATTGATGCGGAAATCAAACGTGACTTTCCTGACTTTCACTTTCAAAATGAACTCGAGGAGCGCATTATTAAGCGGGCCATTCATACTTCAGCGGACTTTGACTATTTACACAACCTGGTCTTTGACCGCCAAGGCGCTCAAGTGGTCCAAGAAGTGATTCGTTCTGGCGGGCATTTGATTACCGATACCACTATGGCCCAGTCGGGGATTAATAAGCGGATTTTAAGGGAACTTGGTACTGAAACCCACTGCTTTATCCGTGACCCAAGAGCCTATCAGATTGCTGAAGACAAGGGGATTACCCGGTCCATGGCAGCCATTGAATTAGCTGCCCAGCTGGAGGGCCCCAAAGCCTTTGTGGTAGGGAATGCTCCAACGGCGATTTATAAGATCCTCGAGATGATTGACGCGGGACGTTTACAAGCAGAAGCTGTGGTGGGGGTGCCGGTAGGTTTCGTCGGAGCTGCTGAATCCAAGCAAGCCCTCCATGACTATCCCATTCCTAGCATTGCAGCTTTAGGCCGTAAAGGCGGATCTAATGTGGCGGCTGCTATTATTAATGCTATCCAATATGATATTAAAGATACCATCTATCAAAATTAA